The genomic segment TCTGATCCGCTCGCCCCGGTAGGTGATGATTGCGGACCAGTGGTTCCCGGCGATCTTGCCAACTACGAGGAACCTTGCCTCGTCAGTAGTGACCGCGGGAACCACCACATAGTCCGGGTCCTGCCAAATGGCCTGGGCCTCAACGAAATCTATGCCGTGCTTGTTCTTGTTCGCCTGACTCT from the Candidatus Methanosuratincola sp. genome contains:
- a CDS encoding BrnT family toxin, translating into MEFEFDPIKSQANKNKHGIDFVEAQAIWQDPDYVVVPAVTTDEARFLVVGKIAGNHWSAIITYRGERIRIISVRRSRESEVKLYEG